The nucleotide sequence TTATCTTATTTCCTTGAAGTTCTACATTTTGTTCAGGTCTGAAAGGCCCTGTGGTCACTACATCACCTGGAATAACGTATTTTCTTTTATTATCCATTATTTCATTACCTCAACTGTAGCAGAACCCTTGGTTATAGAGCCTAATCTGTCTATCACATTTGGCCTTGCTGCAGCGGGTATTTCAAGTATTGCTTTTAAAGATCCATTATTTTGCCATTCTTCTTTGTTTAGAGAACCTACAGATTTTAGAACGGCATATGATTGAGATGCAAATTGTGCAGGTATTGTTATTTCTAATTTGAGATTCTCAGATTTTAGAGCAATTATTGAACGCAATTTTTCAACAATGTCTTTTACTTGTTCATCTACAGTTTTGTGAGGATCTATTGATACTCGTCCATCTTTCATTGCTTGCTCAATTCTTAGTGGAGGATGTGGCAAGTGAGTTTTGGGATCCACGTATGTTCTTGCAATAAATGTTACAATCTGTTTTCTTTTCTCTTCAATCATTGTTCGTCTTTGCTCAGTTGTGAGATTAAGATCACCTTTCTTGAGAATTATCTCTGCAATTTCTGCAGGGTCTTCAGTTTTGAAAGCATGAAGTAGTTTTTCAGCAGTGGGCCTTGTTCCCTTGCTGGCATCAGTGTAAATTTCATCAGAAACTAAAATTGACGAGATATCCTTTTTCTTACCTAATCTGTAATCTAAGGCAGGATCAGGCTTTACCATAATTTCAAATTTTTCTCCCTCGTAAGAATATCGGACCAATGTATAATCTGCCATGTCTAAAGCATCTATGACAATTTGGTATTTATCTATACGTAAAACTAGCTAGATTTTTATGTGGACTTTGAAGATTTTGTTCAAGATTTGTCATCCTTAGAGGTAATTAGCAAAGATAATCAAAAAATAGCTATAAAGCTAAAAGGCGTACCATTACAATATGCAAATGCACTAAGACGCGTATGTCTTAATGGTGTCCCAGTCTTTGCAATTGATACAGTAGACATTATTGAGAATTCCTCAGTATTGCCTGATGAAGGGCTAGCACACAGACTAGGACTAATTCCATTAAAAACAGACTTGGGTAGATTTAATGAACCATCAAAATGTGATTGTAAAAGTGAGACAGGATGTTCAAACTGCAGAGTAATGTTAGTTTTAGACTCTGGAGATTCGGATGTTACAAGAACCATTCTTTCAAATGAATTGTCTTCTGAGGATGAAACAGTAAAGGCAGTTTCAGATAAAATCCCAATTGTTCAACTAGCACCAGGTCAGAGAATCAAAATAGAATGCTATGCAAGACTTGGACGTGGAACAGAACATGCAAAATGGAATTCTGCAAACATTTCAACATTAATTGACACGGATAAAGAAAACGAGAAAGTGCTTACCGTGGAATCAACCGGTGCATTAGATCCAGAACAGATTGTTCTTGCAGGTGTGGAAGAAGTAAGCAGCAAACTAGGCCAATTCAAAGAAACCATTGGCAAAATTGAAGAGTAAATAAAGCATAGACATTATATTTGGGTTTCAAGGCGCATTATTCACATGACTAATCAAGTAGTTATCCAGATGGCGAAGGATCTGAAAAAGGCATCAACTAAAAATGACGCTCCAATTTGGGCAAAACTAGCAGAGTATGCACTAAAACCATCCATTGCAAGAAGAGATCTCAACTTGAATAGAATTGGGCAACTAACAAAGGAAAACGACATCGTAGTATTTCCAGGCAAGGTTCTAGGAACAGGCATTGTTCCGCATAAAATTACATTATTCTCATTTTCAATTTCAAATACTGCTGCAAACAAAATCGTAGAAAAAGGTGGAAAGATAATTAGTTATTCAGATTTGATTGAACAAAACCCAACAGGAAAAGGAGTCGTATTACTTGGCTGAGCAAGTCATAAGAACTGACAGACCAATCGTAGTCGATGGAACAAATCACATCGCTGGAAGATTATCATCATATGTTGCAAAATTACTAATCAAAGGAAACAGAGTTTCAATTGTAAATTGTGAAAAAATCATGATGAGTGGAACTAGAGTAAACCAAATCAAAGAATATAGAGAATTTTTAGAAATTAACAGTGTCATTAATCCAAAACACGGACCAGTGCATTATAGAAGACCAGATACACTAATTGCAAAAATGATTCGACAGATGCTACCATTTGATAGAAAACCATCTGGAAAAGAGTCATACCAAAGACTAAGAACATACATTGGATCTCCAAAAGAAATCAAATCGTTAGAGAAAATTCAATTTGAAAAAGCAAAAATTAAAAAAACTGCTGCAAACTATACAAGCGTAGGCGAATTATGCAGAATTATAGGGTGGACTGAATGACAACTCCAAAAACAGAAATTTATTTTGCAACCAGAAAAAGAGCTAGTGCACATGTCTACATTACAAAGGGACAAGGTAAAGTAAGAATTAACAATGTTCCAGTTGAAATGATTCCTCAAGAAACTGCTCGTGAAGTAATTTTAGGACCGCTAGAAATCACAGGTGACTTGAGAGACAAAATTGATATTTCTGTAAGAGTTAGAGGCGGAGGTTTTATGGGACAAGCCAGTGCAGCAGCAACTGGAATTACCAGAGCACTCATCGGATGGACAAAATCTAAAAAAGATCCAAAAGATCATCCTCTTCCAAAATCTACCAGAGAAGATCTTCGAAAACGAATCACGGATTTTGATAAGTATCTAGTCAGCGGAGATGCCAGGCAGAAAGAACCAAAGAAATTTGGTGGACCTGGCGCTAGAAGAAGAAAGCAGAAATCATACCGTTAGACTGTGAAGGCCATAATTTTAGCTGGCGGCAAAGGTACTAGAGGCAAACCATACACAGAATATTTTCCAAAGGCAATGTCGCCAATTAATGGAAAGCCACTAATTGACTATGTGGTAAAATATCTAAAATCATTTAATTTCATAAAAGAAATAATCATAATTTCTGATTTCATAGGATTAGGCGGACAAATCAAAAATTACTATGAAAATCAAGAGGGCATTACCTTTGTTCAAGATTCTCAGAGTGGTACCGGTGGAGATTTACTTCACATCGAGAACAAACTCAAAGGCGAATCAGAATTTGTATTATGGTTTGTAGATAACTTGTGCGCAATAGATCTAAAAAAGATGAAAGAGCAGTTCGTAGATAAAAAAAGTACTGCATGTATTGCAACAAGATCAAAAAGAAAAGAAGAAACAGGATTCGCAGTAGTCAAAGATGGAATAATTCAAGAATTCAAAGAAAAACCAGTTATGAAATTGCAGCTCTCTGAATGCTTGGGAATCTACATGTTAGGAATTGATGTCATCAAAAGAATAAAGGCCAAAGCAAAACAAAAGGAGATCAATTTGTCATATGATATTTTGCAGCAACTATCAAAGGAAGGAAAGATTAGTGCGTATGACATTGGAGATGTTGAATGGATTGATGCAGAATCTCCAATGGTTTTAGAGCGAAATGGGAAAACAGTAAAGAAGATTATAAAACAGATGGGATTTTAGAATTCTTTTCAAACTCGGTAATTTTATCTTCGTACTGAAAAGTCTGTGCAATATCATCTAATCCTTCTAAGAGAATCTTTTTCAAATGAGAGTCAATATCAAAATGAATTTCTTGAGAGGAAGTTTTGATGGTTTGGTTTTTCAAGTCTACACTGATGGGGTCTTTTTCATTTTGAAGTGAATCAACTGTTTTTTCATCAAGGGAAATTGGCAGGATTCCATTTTTGAAGCAGTTGCTAAAGAAGATATCAGCAAAGGATGGTGCGATTATTACTGAAAAACCATAGTCTTTTAGAGCCCAAACGGCATGTTCACGACTAGAACCGCATCCAAAATTATCACCGGTAACTAAGATTTTAGATCCGTCATACTTTAATTCATTTAAGACAAAATCAGATTTTTTGTTTCCATTTTCGTCATATCTCCAATTAAAAAACAAGAACTTTCCAAATCCAGACTTTTGAACCAGCTTAAGGAATTGCTTTGGAACAATTTGATCAGTATC is from Nitrosopumilus sp. and encodes:
- a CDS encoding ribosome assembly factor SBDS — encoded protein: MADYTLVRYSYEGEKFEIMVKPDPALDYRLGKKKDISSILVSDEIYTDASKGTRPTAEKLLHAFKTEDPAEIAEIILKKGDLNLTTEQRRTMIEEKRKQIVTFIARTYVDPKTHLPHPPLRIEQAMKDGRVSIDPHKTVDEQVKDIVEKLRSIIALKSENLKLEITIPAQFASQSYAVLKSVGSLNKEEWQNNGSLKAILEIPAAARPNVIDRLGSITKGSATVEVMK
- a CDS encoding DNA-directed RNA polymerase subunit D, yielding MDFEDFVQDLSSLEVISKDNQKIAIKLKGVPLQYANALRRVCLNGVPVFAIDTVDIIENSSVLPDEGLAHRLGLIPLKTDLGRFNEPSKCDCKSETGCSNCRVMLVLDSGDSDVTRTILSNELSSEDETVKAVSDKIPIVQLAPGQRIKIECYARLGRGTEHAKWNSANISTLIDTDKENEKVLTVESTGALDPEQIVLAGVEEVSSKLGQFKETIGKIEE
- a CDS encoding 50S ribosomal protein L18e, with translation MTNQVVIQMAKDLKKASTKNDAPIWAKLAEYALKPSIARRDLNLNRIGQLTKENDIVVFPGKVLGTGIVPHKITLFSFSISNTAANKIVEKGGKIISYSDLIEQNPTGKGVVLLG
- the rplM gene encoding 50S ribosomal protein L13, whose protein sequence is MAEQVIRTDRPIVVDGTNHIAGRLSSYVAKLLIKGNRVSIVNCEKIMMSGTRVNQIKEYREFLEINSVINPKHGPVHYRRPDTLIAKMIRQMLPFDRKPSGKESYQRLRTYIGSPKEIKSLEKIQFEKAKIKKTAANYTSVGELCRIIGWTE
- the rpsI gene encoding 30S ribosomal protein S9, with protein sequence MTTPKTEIYFATRKRASAHVYITKGQGKVRINNVPVEMIPQETAREVILGPLEITGDLRDKIDISVRVRGGGFMGQASAAATGITRALIGWTKSKKDPKDHPLPKSTREDLRKRITDFDKYLVSGDARQKEPKKFGGPGARRRKQKSYR
- a CDS encoding nucleotidyltransferase family protein, whose product is MKAIILAGGKGTRGKPYTEYFPKAMSPINGKPLIDYVVKYLKSFNFIKEIIIISDFIGLGGQIKNYYENQEGITFVQDSQSGTGGDLLHIENKLKGESEFVLWFVDNLCAIDLKKMKEQFVDKKSTACIATRSKRKEETGFAVVKDGIIQEFKEKPVMKLQLSECLGIYMLGIDVIKRIKAKAKQKEINLSYDILQQLSKEGKISAYDIGDVEWIDAESPMVLERNGKTVKKIIKQMGF
- the leuD gene encoding 3-isopropylmalate dehydratase small subunit; translation: MEPFQNISSIVTPLDKINVDTDQIVPKQFLKLVQKSGFGKFLFFNWRYDENGNKKSDFVLNELKYDGSKILVTGDNFGCGSSREHAVWALKDYGFSVIIAPSFADIFFSNCFKNGILPISLDEKTVDSLQNEKDPISVDLKNQTIKTSSQEIHFDIDSHLKKILLEGLDDIAQTFQYEDKITEFEKNSKIPSVL